In one Podarcis muralis chromosome 7, rPodMur119.hap1.1, whole genome shotgun sequence genomic region, the following are encoded:
- the FNDC8 gene encoding fibronectin type III domain-containing protein 8: MFQLYRNHSSLPSESSDTSSSGLGSIIETPKHILYSACSLPHTLDDLLAGLSVPKKAARRPPPSCPRRSSSPSVPVDLDMSDGETSLSDSGSESPVCVELPPQPFIREHTVSSTSAQVSWSGPRNGELISFYELQLQEARLDGQGKNIHWFCSQTEEHLENLTPGTTYLLRVRSLNVAGAGKWSAPYKFGTMPSVAGMPLDPAPVTVTVRRCRKPQKKTIFIPAP, encoded by the exons ATG TTTCAGCTCTACAGAAATCACTCAAGCCTTCCCAGTGAAAGCAGCGACACCTCCAGCTCTGGCCTGGGCAGCATCATCGAGACCCCCAAACACATCCTCTACTCAGCCTGCAGTTTACCTCACACCTTGGACGACTTGCTGGCCGGGCTGTCAGTTCCGAAGAAAGCCGCTCGCAGGCCCCCGCCAAGCTGCCCTcggcgcagcagcagccccagcgtCCCTGTCGACCTGGACATGAGCGACGGGGAGACCAGCCTCTCCGACAGTGGCTCGGAGTCTCCTGTGTGTGTGGAACTGCCGCCACAGCCCTTCATCCGCGAGCACACCGTCAGCAGCACCAGTGCTCAG GTTTCTTGGTCAGGCCCACGCAACGGGGAATTGATTTCCTTCTACGAGCTGCAACTGCAGGAGGCCAGGCTGGATGGTCAAGGCAAGAACATCCATTGGTTTTGCTCGCAGACAGAAGAGCACCTGGAGAATCTGACTCCTGGCACTACGTACTTGCTCCGCGTGAGGTCTCTCAACGTGGCAGGTGCTGGGAAGTGGAGTGCACCCTATAAG tttgGCACAATGCCTTCTGTGGCAGGAATGCCTCTGGACCCGGCTCCTGTCACTGTCACCGTGCGGCGGTGCAGGAAGCCCCAGAAGAAGACGATCTTTATCCCTGCCCCCTAA